A genomic segment from Orrella daihaiensis encodes:
- a CDS encoding phosphotransferase family protein: MSQQVALDDAAWARLGSYLFEEGVIPSHEIVATLLTGGQSNPTYRLVSGDKSFVLRKKPAGDLLPSAHAIDREYGVMKALQTTPVPVPEMLVYCEDESLIGTPFYVMPFLQGRVFFDQTLPGMTRDERAQVYANMNQAIAQLHRIDPEAIGLGDYGKAGNYFGRQIRRWSQQYQEHHTDRIASLEHLIEWLPDRIPAGDLTTIVHGDYRLDNVMLHATEPKVIAVLDWELSTLGHPLADFSYHCMSWHIPPSLWRGIGGLDLAELGIPSERQYIEQYVSVTGYKGVQEHWNFYLAYNFFRIAAILYGIGERARQGTATASDAMEMAAKAEPLADIGWHYAQQYQAQRG, encoded by the coding sequence ATGAGCCAGCAAGTAGCGCTCGACGATGCAGCTTGGGCCAGACTAGGGAGCTACTTGTTTGAAGAGGGTGTCATACCAAGCCACGAGATCGTAGCGACGTTGCTGACCGGTGGGCAGTCAAACCCGACTTATCGTTTGGTCAGTGGCGACAAATCATTTGTTCTGCGTAAAAAACCGGCTGGGGACTTGCTGCCTTCGGCGCATGCCATCGACCGGGAATACGGCGTCATGAAGGCCTTGCAAACCACGCCTGTGCCCGTGCCTGAAATGCTGGTCTATTGTGAAGATGAGAGCCTGATAGGCACACCCTTTTACGTCATGCCATTTCTGCAGGGCAGAGTATTTTTTGATCAGACATTGCCTGGCATGACCCGCGACGAACGCGCGCAGGTCTACGCCAACATGAACCAGGCGATTGCTCAGTTGCATCGAATTGATCCGGAGGCAATTGGCCTAGGTGATTACGGCAAGGCAGGTAATTATTTTGGTAGGCAAATCAGGCGTTGGAGCCAGCAGTACCAAGAACACCACACTGATCGTATTGCGTCGCTTGAGCACCTCATCGAGTGGCTGCCCGATCGCATCCCGGCTGGCGACCTAACCACCATTGTTCACGGTGACTATCGTTTGGATAATGTGATGCTGCATGCCACAGAGCCAAAAGTGATTGCTGTGCTTGACTGGGAGCTCTCTACACTCGGCCATCCGCTGGCAGACTTCTCATACCACTGCATGAGCTGGCATATTCCGCCGTCGCTCTGGCGCGGCATTGGCGGCTTGGATCTTGCCGAGCTCGGCATCCCAAGTGAGCGTCAATACATTGAACAGTATGTGTCCGTGACAGGCTACAAAGGTGTGCAGGAACACTGGAATTTTTATCTTGCCTACAATTTTTTCCGGATTGCGGCGATACTCTACGGCATAGGAGAGCGTGCCAGGCAGGGCACGGCCACAGCCTCAGACGCCATGGAAATGGCCGCCAAGGCTGAGCCATTGGCCGATATTGGCTGGCATTACGCACAACAATATCAAGCTCAGAGAGGGTGA
- a CDS encoding NfeD family protein: MYTLCMASRTSKTLLSILLLITLVIGGWVGAQSANQRPVVYVAQVEGTIDLGLAPFIERVLQQAQDNNAAAVVLQINTFGGRVDAAVQIRDALLKSPIQSIAFVDTRAISAGALISLAANAIVMAPGGTIGAATPVQSTGTETKPTSEKTISYVRKEFSATAESRGRDTLVAEAMVDPDVSIPGVTARGKLLTLTTEEALKLNIADFEASTLRSALDQLGLKEAEIRETGTNWAEEFVRFLTNPVVSSLLVSIAMIGIIVEVRTPGFGVPGALGLSSLGLFLWGHWLVNLAGWEEFLLAAAGIVLLLIEAFVIPGFGVAGVLGILALLGGLMLSTVGEGATMDALIGAASRLGISLIVAIVASLVILRYLPKTRVGRHLVLHTDLTAESGFTSEPLAEHALVGKIGVAVSTLRPAGIADIEGKRVDVVSDGEFIEPGQPIRVDHVDGNRVVVRHVVDSQ; the protein is encoded by the coding sequence ATGTACACTCTGTGCATGGCTAGCCGTACATCTAAAACTCTGTTGTCAATTCTACTGCTGATCACACTTGTGATCGGCGGTTGGGTTGGCGCGCAGTCTGCCAACCAACGCCCAGTCGTTTATGTGGCGCAGGTCGAAGGTACGATTGACCTAGGCTTGGCGCCATTCATTGAGCGGGTTCTGCAACAAGCGCAAGACAACAACGCTGCAGCAGTCGTGCTACAGATCAATACTTTCGGCGGGCGTGTAGACGCTGCTGTTCAGATTCGTGATGCGCTTCTGAAGAGTCCCATCCAATCGATTGCCTTCGTGGACACCCGTGCTATTTCTGCTGGAGCACTTATTAGTTTGGCGGCCAACGCCATCGTCATGGCTCCCGGGGGAACGATTGGTGCAGCTACCCCCGTCCAGAGCACCGGGACCGAGACCAAACCCACGTCAGAAAAAACAATCTCATACGTGCGCAAAGAATTTAGTGCTACAGCCGAGAGCCGTGGACGCGACACGCTGGTTGCCGAAGCGATGGTAGACCCTGACGTCTCGATTCCTGGTGTCACCGCGCGAGGTAAGTTGCTAACGCTCACTACTGAAGAAGCATTAAAACTAAACATCGCTGATTTCGAAGCCAGCACCCTGCGTTCTGCACTGGATCAGCTAGGCCTTAAAGAAGCCGAGATCAGGGAGACAGGTACCAACTGGGCGGAGGAATTTGTTCGCTTTTTAACCAACCCTGTTGTGAGCTCCTTGCTGGTCTCCATCGCGATGATCGGTATCATCGTCGAAGTACGTACACCTGGTTTTGGTGTGCCGGGTGCATTAGGTCTGTCTAGCCTGGGTCTATTTCTATGGGGTCATTGGCTCGTCAACCTGGCAGGCTGGGAAGAGTTCTTGCTCGCAGCCGCGGGGATTGTGTTGTTGTTGATCGAAGCCTTTGTCATACCTGGCTTTGGAGTTGCCGGAGTGCTTGGAATTCTCGCCCTTTTGGGTGGCTTGATGTTAAGCACGGTAGGAGAAGGCGCGACCATGGATGCTTTGATTGGTGCCGCAAGCCGGCTCGGCATCTCTTTGATTGTTGCCATCGTTGCAAGCCTGGTGATTCTGCGCTACCTCCCTAAAACCCGTGTTGGACGACACCTTGTGCTGCACACTGATCTGACGGCCGAAAGCGGATTTACTTCCGAGCCATTGGCTGAGCACGCCTTGGTGGGCAAAATCGGCGTCGCCGTGTCAACATTGAGGCCAGCAGGCATTGCCGACATCGAAGGCAAACGGGTCGATGTTGTGTCAGATGGAGAATTCATCGAGCCTGGTCAACCGATCAGGGTTGATCATGTTGATGGCAACCGTGTTGTAGTTAGGCACGTGGTCGATTCCCAATAA
- a CDS encoding SDR family oxidoreductase, translated as MTEGIDSIFRLDGKVALVTGASSGLGLHFAKVLAQAGAHVVVAARRKERLQDLCAEIVRDGGRASAVTLDVTDVASVAACFDASEKAAGVPDIVVSNAGTTVTKMAVDQTPEDFDQVMNANLRGCWLVDTEAARRLIAAKKSGSIINIASILGARVAAAVAPYAISKAGVIQATKAMALEWARYGIRVNALLPGYVRTELNSEFLDSDVGDKLRMRVPSRRFNELVDLDGPLLLLASDAGRAMSGSTVEVDSGHLVSGL; from the coding sequence ATGACAGAAGGGATTGATTCAATTTTTCGGCTCGATGGCAAAGTGGCCCTAGTGACTGGGGCATCGAGCGGTTTGGGTTTGCACTTTGCCAAAGTACTGGCTCAGGCTGGGGCCCATGTGGTGGTAGCTGCCAGACGCAAGGAACGTTTGCAAGACCTTTGTGCCGAGATCGTGCGTGATGGGGGGCGAGCAAGCGCGGTAACGCTTGACGTCACTGACGTGGCCAGCGTTGCGGCTTGCTTTGATGCTAGCGAAAAAGCTGCAGGTGTGCCTGACATTGTTGTTAGTAACGCAGGCACCACGGTGACCAAGATGGCCGTAGATCAAACGCCAGAGGATTTTGATCAGGTCATGAATGCCAACTTGCGTGGTTGCTGGCTGGTAGACACGGAAGCGGCTCGTCGACTGATCGCTGCAAAAAAGTCCGGTAGCATCATCAATATTGCTTCTATCCTTGGAGCGCGGGTAGCGGCAGCCGTTGCGCCCTATGCGATCTCCAAGGCAGGCGTGATTCAAGCGACCAAAGCCATGGCGCTTGAATGGGCTCGATACGGCATTCGCGTTAATGCCCTGCTACCCGGTTACGTTCGCACGGAACTCAATAGCGAGTTTCTCGATAGCGACGTCGGGGACAAGTTGCGCATGCGTGTGCCTAGCCGGCGTTTTAATGAACTGGTTGATCTTGATGGCCCGTTATTGTTACTGGCCAGCGATGCTGGTCGGGCCATGAGCGGTTCAACGGTTGAAGTCGACAGTGGTCACTTGGTGAGCGGTCTATGA
- a CDS encoding tripartite tricarboxylate transporter TctB family protein: MNKLNRDAIIAILLLMLCGIFFWQTFYIREVPFSQVGSEIWPRVVLVLLTVLSVIYLFKSLSEPRPETEPFSLSGWLKTYRNPIICFVMFFVFLLALPYLGMLLAGILFVFITQTLIGGATPRRLVMHALIAVLAVGGMWSIFTYALRVILPGGELFY, translated from the coding sequence ATGAATAAACTGAACCGCGACGCCATCATTGCCATTTTGTTGCTAATGCTTTGTGGCATTTTTTTCTGGCAGACTTTTTATATACGGGAAGTACCTTTCTCGCAGGTTGGGTCAGAGATCTGGCCGCGCGTGGTGCTTGTTTTATTGACGGTTTTAAGTGTCATTTATCTATTCAAGTCTCTATCTGAACCCCGCCCCGAAACCGAGCCATTTAGCCTAAGCGGTTGGCTTAAAACCTATCGCAATCCGATCATCTGTTTCGTGATGTTCTTTGTGTTTCTGCTGGCCCTGCCCTATTTGGGAATGCTGCTTGCCGGCATATTGTTTGTGTTCATCACCCAAACCCTGATTGGCGGCGCGACGCCACGCAGGCTTGTTATGCACGCCTTGATTGCCGTCTTGGCTGTTGGCGGCATGTGGTCAATATTCACTTACGCGCTACGCGTCATCTTGCCCGGTGGCGAGTTATTTTATTAA
- a CDS encoding acyl-CoA dehydrogenase family protein translates to MDFELTSRQRDLQMKTREFIANKIIPMESDERQGAHGPEESLRAELVDLARQAGLLTPHASIDMGGLGLSHVDKAIVFEEAGYSRLGPTALNIHAPDEGNIHLMEVVATREQKERWLRPQVQGHIRSCFAMTEPDGAGADPSMLATTAVRDGDDYIINGKKWFITGAHGASYVIIMAKLEDGSATMFLSDMDVPGIEIVRLMDAMDTCFTGGHAVMQFNNLRVPASQVLGELGKGFRYAQVRLAPARLTHCMRWLGQARRAHDIATQYARTREAFGKPLGKHEGVGFMLADNDMDLHTARMHIWHTAAVLDRGETGNFESSRAKVVCSEAQWRVVDRCVQILGGQGVTGETELMRIFTDMRSFRIYDGPSEVHRWSMARKILDGKAPTP, encoded by the coding sequence ATGGACTTTGAGTTGACGTCCAGGCAACGCGATCTGCAGATGAAGACGCGAGAATTTATTGCCAACAAAATTATTCCGATGGAATCTGATGAGCGCCAAGGCGCACATGGTCCTGAAGAATCATTGCGTGCCGAGCTCGTGGATTTGGCTCGTCAAGCCGGCTTGTTGACACCGCATGCGTCGATCGACATGGGAGGCCTGGGTCTGAGTCATGTAGACAAGGCAATCGTGTTCGAAGAGGCTGGCTACTCGCGGCTCGGACCAACGGCCCTGAATATTCATGCGCCCGATGAAGGCAATATTCACCTCATGGAAGTAGTGGCCACGCGTGAACAAAAAGAAAGGTGGTTGCGCCCACAGGTTCAGGGACATATACGCTCATGTTTTGCGATGACCGAGCCGGATGGGGCTGGTGCTGACCCCTCGATGCTGGCGACCACTGCTGTGCGCGATGGCGATGACTACATTATCAACGGTAAAAAGTGGTTCATCACCGGTGCTCATGGTGCTTCGTATGTCATCATCATGGCCAAACTGGAAGACGGCTCGGCAACCATGTTTCTAAGCGACATGGATGTGCCTGGTATTGAGATTGTGCGCTTGATGGACGCCATGGATACATGTTTCACCGGAGGTCATGCCGTGATGCAGTTCAACAATCTGCGGGTGCCGGCAAGTCAAGTCTTAGGTGAGCTTGGTAAAGGATTCCGATACGCTCAGGTTCGATTGGCCCCCGCTCGTTTGACGCACTGCATGCGTTGGCTTGGCCAGGCCAGACGAGCTCATGACATCGCCACTCAGTACGCCCGCACTCGTGAAGCATTTGGCAAGCCTTTGGGCAAGCATGAAGGCGTTGGTTTCATGCTGGCAGATAACGACATGGATTTACATACGGCACGTATGCACATCTGGCATACCGCAGCTGTGCTCGATCGTGGTGAGACCGGTAACTTCGAGTCGAGTCGTGCGAAAGTGGTCTGCTCCGAAGCCCAGTGGCGCGTGGTAGACCGGTGCGTGCAGATTCTTGGTGGCCAAGGTGTGACCGGTGAGACTGAGTTGATGCGTATCTTCACGGATATGCGTTCGTTTCGCATTTATGACGGCCCCAGCGAAGTTCATCGCTGGAGCATGGCCAGAAAAATTCTTGATGGCAAGGCTCCGACACCATGA
- the floA gene encoding flotillin-like protein FloA (flotillin-like protein involved in membrane lipid rafts): protein MIETIFGLFGAFGILIPIVIGLAIILYLVPIPLWIAAWASGAYVGLFTLVAMRLRRVPPATIITARISAVKAGLDISIDELEAHFLAGGDVVRVVNAMISADKANIPLTFKRAAAIDLAGRDVLEAVQMSVLPKVIETPRIIAVARDGIQLVCLARVTVRTNIDRLVGGAGEETIIARVGEGMVSTIGSADNHKLVLENPDNISKHILAKGLDAGTAFEILSIDIADVDVGENIGAKLQIDQANADKQIAQAKAEERRAMAVAKEQEMRAKVVEAEAEVPLAMAEAFRGGQLGIMDYYRMQNLQADTDMRQNIAGEGDTNAGNIPRV from the coding sequence ATGATCGAGACAATTTTTGGGTTGTTCGGTGCTTTTGGAATCCTGATTCCAATCGTCATTGGACTCGCGATTATCCTGTATCTTGTGCCGATCCCACTCTGGATTGCAGCGTGGGCATCCGGCGCCTACGTGGGTTTGTTCACACTCGTGGCCATGCGTCTGCGTCGTGTACCACCGGCCACCATCATCACAGCCAGAATTAGCGCCGTCAAAGCTGGTCTGGACATCTCGATTGACGAGCTAGAAGCGCACTTTTTGGCGGGCGGTGATGTGGTGCGGGTGGTCAACGCCATGATCTCGGCCGACAAAGCCAACATTCCACTGACATTCAAGCGCGCTGCAGCAATTGACCTGGCTGGCCGAGATGTTCTGGAAGCCGTGCAAATGTCAGTGTTGCCCAAGGTCATCGAGACACCACGAATTATTGCTGTTGCACGTGACGGGATCCAATTGGTTTGCCTGGCTCGGGTGACAGTGCGCACCAATATTGATCGGCTGGTCGGAGGCGCAGGCGAGGAGACCATCATCGCCCGTGTTGGCGAAGGAATGGTTAGCACCATTGGTTCTGCTGACAACCATAAGCTCGTACTCGAAAATCCAGACAACATTTCGAAACACATTCTGGCAAAAGGCCTCGATGCCGGCACCGCATTTGAGATCCTCTCAATCGATATCGCCGACGTTGACGTGGGTGAAAACATCGGTGCAAAACTGCAGATCGATCAAGCTAACGCTGACAAACAAATCGCCCAAGCCAAGGCTGAGGAGAGACGGGCCATGGCCGTGGCCAAAGAGCAAGAAATGCGTGCCAAGGTGGTTGAGGCAGAGGCGGAGGTGCCGTTAGCCATGGCAGAAGCCTTCCGCGGTGGCCAACTTGGGATCATGGACTATTACCGTATGCAAAACCTGCAGGCTGATACCGACATGCGGCAAAACATCGCCGGTGAAGGCGACACGAATGCGGGCAATATCCCTCGCGTGTAA
- a CDS encoding tripartite tricarboxylate transporter substrate binding protein, with protein sequence MLKAKFLTAAASIACAGLMATTANAAAPNCSTAQLVVPWPAGGDTDIVFRLYVDTINKSGLKPQLQVVNVGGQGGIKGTTQVKDSKPDGCSLIALHESVITSFLTGRAKFTYDQFEPVAVVSFTPSIVGASTKAPFKSLGEMLAMSKKDPESVTVGVTLGSTSHFIFLLIEDAADVKFRYVSYDGTRERNTALLAGNFMMGETNVLSAKQYIEEGSLLALGIATEERDPVIPIVQTLKEQGVNVLYGLTRGVALPKGTPADIVKFWENAFVTASKDPALVKSIEEKGSVVLSKGSKGYADFLRTSYAEHERLAIKIGMFKK encoded by the coding sequence ATGTTGAAAGCCAAATTTCTGACTGCAGCTGCATCCATAGCATGCGCTGGCCTAATGGCAACAACAGCCAATGCAGCGGCACCGAATTGCTCAACCGCACAGTTAGTGGTGCCCTGGCCAGCTGGTGGTGACACCGACATCGTGTTTCGCCTTTATGTCGACACCATCAATAAGTCCGGACTCAAACCTCAGCTACAAGTCGTGAACGTCGGTGGCCAGGGTGGCATTAAAGGCACTACACAGGTTAAAGACTCCAAACCTGATGGCTGCTCACTCATCGCACTGCATGAGAGTGTGATCACCAGCTTTCTAACGGGCCGTGCCAAGTTCACTTACGACCAGTTTGAGCCTGTCGCCGTAGTCAGTTTCACTCCCTCCATTGTGGGCGCGTCAACCAAGGCACCGTTTAAGTCACTGGGCGAAATGCTGGCCATGTCCAAAAAGGACCCTGAGTCGGTCACAGTTGGTGTGACGCTTGGGTCAACGAGCCACTTCATCTTTTTGTTAATCGAAGACGCAGCCGATGTGAAATTCCGCTACGTCTCCTACGACGGCACCCGTGAGCGCAATACGGCGTTGTTGGCCGGGAACTTCATGATGGGCGAAACCAACGTCTTAAGCGCCAAGCAGTACATCGAGGAAGGCTCATTGTTGGCGCTAGGTATTGCCACTGAGGAACGTGACCCCGTCATTCCAATCGTGCAAACGCTCAAGGAGCAAGGTGTTAACGTGCTTTACGGCTTGACCCGCGGCGTTGCACTGCCCAAGGGCACACCGGCTGACATCGTCAAGTTCTGGGAGAATGCGTTCGTGACAGCGTCCAAAGACCCGGCGCTGGTCAAATCAATCGAAGAGAAAGGCTCTGTCGTCCTGTCCAAGGGCAGCAAAGGCTATGCGGATTTTCTGAGGACATCGTACGCAGAGCATGAGCGTCTGGCCATCAAAATCGGTATGTTCAAGAAATAA
- a CDS encoding tripartite tricarboxylate transporter permease, which yields MIIDNLFLAFGEVFALNNLMLMAIGVLAGLIAGSIPGFTITMAVVLALPFTFGMSPIEGLSTMLGVYVGGLTGGMFASILIGVPGTPSSIATTFDGFPMSRNGRPGLALGIGLWASFFGGLISAVVLVFLAPTLAAIGLEFGPWDYFMLVLFALTIAASLSSGAMIKGLIAGVVGLLIASIGEDRVNGAARFTFDFDALGAGFAFLPVLIGLFAFSQLLTDMSDSEAAKKPMIAGHQAAVRMQHRESIIEIFKHWGALIRSAFIGLFVGLLPAAGSSISNILAYDQTKKASKTPEAFGTGTPPGLISSEASNNATAGGALIMMMALGIPGDAVTAVMLGALTIHNIAPSPTFITSQPILAYGIMVAYFLANFMTLALTSGALRGFLLVTRIPLYILGVVILLYCAIGVFTLNNTTFDIWTLLAFGILGFVMVKNGFPLTPMVLGVVLGPLAELNFARAVSTSDDYSLFFTRPWALFFIVMALFSAFFPLYQNAVKSGKNWARYYGVAFMGCAGLPLLLMEGWFRTGLGSVMIVLSVLLFLKKRREAA from the coding sequence ATGATCATCGATAACCTGTTTTTGGCATTCGGCGAAGTATTCGCATTAAACAACCTGATGCTGATGGCCATCGGTGTTTTGGCTGGCTTGATTGCAGGATCCATTCCCGGTTTCACCATCACCATGGCCGTCGTACTGGCCCTGCCATTTACGTTTGGCATGAGCCCGATTGAGGGCTTGTCAACCATGTTAGGTGTATACGTCGGCGGACTGACTGGCGGCATGTTCGCCTCCATTCTGATTGGAGTCCCTGGCACGCCCTCTTCGATTGCGACCACGTTTGACGGCTTCCCCATGTCGCGTAACGGTCGCCCTGGTTTGGCGCTGGGGATTGGTTTATGGGCATCATTTTTTGGTGGTCTGATTTCGGCCGTCGTGCTGGTATTTTTGGCACCAACGTTGGCTGCCATCGGTCTGGAATTCGGCCCATGGGACTACTTCATGTTGGTCTTGTTTGCGCTCACGATCGCAGCTAGCTTATCCTCAGGCGCAATGATCAAAGGCTTAATTGCGGGCGTAGTGGGACTTTTAATCGCCAGCATCGGAGAGGACCGTGTCAATGGGGCAGCGCGTTTCACCTTTGATTTTGATGCTTTAGGCGCTGGCTTCGCGTTTTTGCCTGTACTCATCGGTTTATTTGCCTTTAGTCAGCTGCTAACCGACATGAGCGACTCTGAGGCAGCCAAAAAACCCATGATTGCTGGGCATCAAGCGGCAGTGCGTATGCAGCACCGTGAGTCTATTATTGAGATATTCAAACACTGGGGCGCGCTGATCCGCTCAGCATTTATTGGATTATTCGTCGGACTTTTGCCAGCAGCAGGCAGCTCCATTTCAAACATCCTCGCGTACGACCAAACCAAGAAAGCCTCTAAGACACCTGAGGCCTTTGGCACCGGCACCCCACCAGGCTTGATTTCATCGGAAGCATCAAACAATGCCACTGCAGGCGGTGCTCTTATCATGATGATGGCTTTGGGCATACCAGGCGACGCTGTCACTGCAGTCATGCTTGGTGCGCTCACGATCCACAACATTGCACCAAGCCCAACCTTCATCACCTCGCAACCCATACTGGCATACGGGATTATGGTCGCTTACTTTCTGGCCAACTTCATGACGCTTGCGCTGACCTCAGGCGCATTGCGCGGATTCCTTCTAGTGACCCGAATCCCGCTTTACATCTTGGGTGTCGTTATCCTTTTGTATTGCGCTATCGGTGTATTCACCTTGAACAACACCACCTTTGATATTTGGACCTTACTGGCGTTTGGTATTCTGGGTTTTGTGATGGTGAAAAATGGTTTCCCTCTAACACCCATGGTCTTGGGGGTTGTGCTGGGTCCATTGGCTGAGTTGAACTTTGCACGTGCAGTATCTACGAGCGACGACTACTCACTTTTCTTCACCCGGCCTTGGGCGCTGTTTTTCATAGTCATGGCACTGTTCTCGGCTTTTTTCCCGCTCTATCAAAACGCTGTCAAGTCCGGTAAAAACTGGGCTCGGTACTATGGTGTTGCCTTCATGGGGTGCGCTGGCTTGCCACTGCTATTAATGGAAGGCTGGTTTAGGACAGGGCTGGGATCAGTCATGATCGTGTTATCTGTCTTGCTATTCCTCAAAAAACGCAGGGAAGCTGCTTGA
- a CDS encoding aspartate dehydrogenase: MSTTQNSSAPKTRVAIAGLGAIGQSLAQSLAAGRVPGVELVAVSAKNHDKAAAFVQTLVHQVPVLTIDQLEPVADLVVECAPAALLSDIVTPFLKAGKQAIVLSVGALLFNEHLSKVASDHGGTIMVPTGALIGLDAVIAAAEGKIHEVKMVTRKPPAGLKGAPHLVENNISVDGLTEPLKVFEGNARDAAKGFPANLNVVVALALAGVGPEHTTLEIWADPTVTRNTHTIKVDSDSARFTMTIENIPSENPKTGRIVAQSVVAMLRKMRAGLRVGT, encoded by the coding sequence ATGTCTACCACTCAAAATTCTTCGGCTCCAAAGACCCGTGTTGCAATCGCAGGTTTAGGCGCTATTGGGCAATCACTTGCGCAGTCCTTGGCCGCGGGGCGGGTACCTGGCGTGGAACTGGTCGCGGTGTCAGCAAAGAATCACGACAAAGCTGCAGCATTTGTGCAAACCCTGGTTCACCAAGTTCCAGTTCTGACGATTGATCAGCTTGAGCCAGTCGCGGATCTGGTGGTGGAGTGTGCTCCGGCGGCATTGTTATCAGATATTGTTACACCGTTCCTAAAGGCAGGTAAACAAGCTATTGTGCTCTCGGTTGGTGCGTTGCTATTTAACGAACACCTATCTAAAGTGGCTAGCGACCACGGTGGCACCATCATGGTGCCAACAGGCGCATTGATTGGTTTAGACGCTGTCATAGCTGCTGCAGAAGGCAAGATTCACGAAGTCAAGATGGTCACTCGCAAGCCGCCAGCCGGGCTTAAAGGTGCCCCCCATTTAGTGGAAAACAATATCAGTGTTGATGGTTTGACTGAGCCGCTCAAAGTGTTTGAGGGCAACGCCCGCGACGCAGCCAAGGGCTTTCCAGCGAACCTGAATGTGGTGGTAGCACTTGCACTGGCCGGTGTGGGGCCCGAGCACACCACCTTGGAAATCTGGGCCGACCCTACGGTGACGCGCAATACCCACACCATTAAAGTTGACTCAGACTCGGCGCGGTTCACCATGACCATCGAGAACATTCCGTCCGAGAACCCCAAGACTGGCCGGATCGTCGCGCAAAGCGTGGTGGCCATGTTACGCAAGATGCGAGCGGGTCTGCGTGTCGGAACCTGA